From the Acidobacteriota bacterium genome, the window CCGCACGTGTCAAAACTCGCGCCAAGATTTGAGGTGGAAGCTGGTACGATGATTTCAGTTTTCGGCATTCAAAAACAAAGCCCTTCAGAGTAATTTCAGAAACAGTTTTTGACCGACAGACACAACGCCGGTTTTGGTCACCGTGGCATACACGCCCGCGCAAACTTCGTTCACGCGAGCCACAGATTTCAACACAACCGGATCGCTTTCCGCTGTATCGGGATCAAGATTGACCATCACACAGCGCAGGTCTCTCAACGTAATGCTGATTGCCGGGCCATCTTCCGATCCAAATTGAAGAATTTGGCCAACCCATTCGTCTTCGGCAAATGGAACAGTTGAATTGGATTCAATGAGGAGATTGGGGCGAAATCGCCGCACGTCCAATGGTTTCCCGCATTCGGCTTCCAGGCCTTGAATTGTACTCAGGTTAATCAGCGAAACAGCCGCTTCATCAAAAATGCCATGCTTGAACTGCATCAGTTGAACATCTTTTCCGTGCGCGTCGGCAAGTTCAGCGCGCAATGCTTCGCTGCCTGCTTCAAACTCTTTGCCTTCGGGCGTGCGGATCTGCAAAACCGGTTTCGCCTCTGCATCGTTCCCCACCCAAAACGGCTGATAGCAAATCAGCGCAGGAAGGCGGCCAGCCGTCAACCACGGAAATCCGCCGGAATCTTCCATTCGGCGAAAGGCAAATCGCCTGTCGCCTTCCAGCCCATGCCAACCAAGCAAACAACTTTCCAGCGATTCGCCCGCCATGGATTTCACCGGATAGCGAAAGATTTTCTTGATGACGCCAACTTCGATCATCACTCAAGCTCCTATGTATCTGGCGTAAAGCGTTCGCGCGACGGCCGGATCGTCCGTGCCTTTGATAATGCTTCGCGCGTCCGTGAACACAGTGATTTCGTGCTCTGACGTTTTCAATTTCAATAAATAGCGATTGTAACTGACTTCGCCAACATCGCGGAGTTGGTCGGCCAGTTCAGCCAGATCAATTTGATGGCTGACCGCAGGCGTAATCTGCACGGAATTGCGTCCGCACAACGAAATTGCCAACTGCCCCGCGCGCGCCGACAGAAATTCAAACTTGCGTTGCTGGCAAGTCGGGCAATCGGGGGCACGTTCGCGCAGTTTCAATCGCGTAAACGTGTTTTGCCACAGATCGAATTGCAGTAACGAACCATGCAGCTTGTCGAATTGCCCGGTCAGAACTTTGATCGCTTCGGCGACTTGATAAGAAGCGATAGTCGCAATGATCGGCAAAATAACTCCCGCCGTGTCGCAGGTCGGCGAAGTTCCGGGCGGCGGCATTTCTGAAAACACGCAACGCAAACATGGCGTTTCTCCCGGGCGAATTGTCATTTGCACACCATAAGCGCCGACCGCCGCGCCATAAACCCAGGTTTTGCCTAGTTTTACCGCCGCATCGTTTAATAAATAACGGATTTCAAAATTGTCTGCGCCATCCAATACAACATCCGCGTCGCGGATCAAATCTTCGACGTTGGAATAATTCACATCTTTGACGACCGCTTCGGCCTGCACCTCGGAATTGATGCGAGCGATGCGGTTCGCCGCAGCAACCGATTTCGGCAACCGTTCGGCGGCGTCGCTGTCTGCAAACATGATTTGGCGATGCAGGTTCGATTCTTCGACGTAATCGCGGTCAATCAAACGCAGCTTTCCGATTCCCGCGCGCGCCAGCATTTCGGCCTGCATCGAGCCAAGCGCACCGCAACCGATGATGACTGCGTGACTGGCAACCAGCCGTTCTTGCCCTGCTTTGCCTATGCCGTGGAAAAGAATTTGGCGGGAATAACGTTCGAGGTTCATCTGCGGATTGCGGATTGCGGATTGCGGAACCCAATCCGCAATCCGCAATATGTTAGCGGGTGGATTTGATCAAAAGCTC encodes:
- a CDS encoding MOSC domain-containing protein, coding for MIEVGVIKKIFRYPVKSMAGESLESCLLGWHGLEGDRRFAFRRMEDSGGFPWLTAGRLPALICYQPFWVGNDAEAKPVLQIRTPEGKEFEAGSEALRAELADAHGKDVQLMQFKHGIFDEAAVSLINLSTIQGLEAECGKPLDVRRFRPNLLIESNSTVPFAEDEWVGQILQFGSEDGPAISITLRDLRCVMVNLDPDTAESDPVVLKSVARVNEVCAGVYATVTKTGVVSVGQKLFLKLL
- a CDS encoding ThiF family adenylyltransferase; this translates as MNLERYSRQILFHGIGKAGQERLVASHAVIIGCGALGSMQAEMLARAGIGKLRLIDRDYVEESNLHRQIMFADSDAAERLPKSVAAANRIARINSEVQAEAVVKDVNYSNVEDLIRDADVVLDGADNFEIRYLLNDAAVKLGKTWVYGAAVGAYGVQMTIRPGETPCLRCVFSEMPPPGTSPTCDTAGVILPIIATIASYQVAEAIKVLTGQFDKLHGSLLQFDLWQNTFTRLKLRERAPDCPTCQQRKFEFLSARAGQLAISLCGRNSVQITPAVSHQIDLAELADQLRDVGEVSYNRYLLKLKTSEHEITVFTDARSIIKGTDDPAVARTLYARYIGA